GACATGTTTCCTACAAGGAACTGTGTCATTACCATATGACTCTTCTCTTTTGACACCAATATTTTGCAAAGTGTTAAAGGGCACATTTTAGCCTTTGCTTCCAAGGGGCCACCATGAATGCTTAGCCTGAAAGGATGATCATTTTGGTGTGGGTACAATTATAGCCAATTCTAGCGATGCTTTGATTTAGAAGACTGCCTGAAATGATCCTGGTTGTTGTCTCATGTGACGCTTTCTGTTTCGTTAAACAGCCAATATGCCTGAAGATTATCCTGACCAGTTTGATGATGTCATGGATTTTATTCAAGCCACCATTAAAAGACTGAAGAGGTCACCAGATAAACAAGTGGCAGTGCTTCCTCGAAGAGGAGATCGGAATCGGCCGGGGGCAGCTGCCAGCCCAGAGAATTCCAGAGGGAAGGGTCGCAGAGGCCAGAGGGGCAAAAATCGGGGGTGTGTCTTAACTGCAATACACTTAAATGTCACTGACTTGGGTTTAGGCTACGAAACCAAGGAGGAACTGATCTTTCGGTATTGCAGCGGCTCCTGTGATGCGGCTGAGACAATGTATGACAAAATACTAAAAAACTTATCTCGAAGTAGAAGACTAGTGAGTGACAAAGTAGGACAGGCATGTTGCCGACCAGTTGCGTTTGACGACGACCTGTCGTTTTTAGATGATAACCTGGTTTACCATATTCTAAGAAAGCATTCCGCTAAACGGTGTGGATGCATCTGACTCCGGTTCCAGAGACTGCTGTGTATTGCATTCCTGCTACAGTGCGAAGAAAGGGACCAAGGTTCCCAGGAAATGTTTGCCCAGAATGGAAGATGAGGACcaaggaggcggaggcagagaaggaagaagagggagaggaggaagagaaagaggaaggcatCCATCGTGGGAGCCTGGTAGAAGAAGGCCCAGCTACAGAAAACTGGATAGGAGTGAGAACAGCCGTCTGAGCACTCCAGGATGGCAGGGGATATCACCAGAAGCTCAGGGCTGGTGTCCCTGCTTAGCTGTTGCCAGCATTTATCTGATACAGTCCATGGTCACCGATCGCAGTCCGAGTCGCGGATGCATGCAAAGCACCAAGCCAGTGTATCTCCTGTGGCTCATTGTCACGTGTCTGAAGACACCAGGGAAATGTGATGACTCTGGTGTCACCTCTTGTCACTTCATTTACTGATGAAAGTAAGAAAGCTGTATTTTCCTGTCACTCAATGGATTCACACCATGAAAAGGAGAGGGGTGGGGGGACAAAAGCAGAGGAGCAAAGAGATCATAACCTTTGAATTTGAGACCTGAGGCCTGAGGTTTACTACATCCAGCATTTTGGGGGAACCCTTTGTGGTTGATTTTGAACACAGTGTATGGGGAGGGAGAAGTTGGCTAGGAACCCAAAGGCTGTCCTCCTGCTTAAAAACATTTCCTTGATGCCCTTGGAAACAGGAAGCAAGCAGCATTCTTGTAGGAGAGCGGGTGGCAAAGGCCCCCAGCTGCCCCTGGCCAGGGAGAGCCCCGGGGCCTGTTGGTTTACAGAGACTGACGTTACATACACAGCTCCATTTATGCGTGGTCACCAGTGACCAGAGAAGCTACTCGATGCAATGCATCTGTTTCAAATACAGAGATATAGAGAAGATATTTATTGAGATttaagttattattatttattaccaTTCACTAATgaatttctctcttcttcccttattTATTAAAGTCTCTTTTCAAAGGTGCCAAAGTATATGTgctcacaaaatacaaaaaaaaaaaaggtgacaaaAGGAAATATTAATTGGGAACAAGGGTCCATGCTCCATGCTCTTCAAAGTACTGAAAGGGTTTCCCACTAGGCAAAAATCACTTACTTTACCTTTAT
This DNA window, taken from Cricetulus griseus strain 17A/GY chromosome 2, alternate assembly CriGri-PICRH-1.0, whole genome shotgun sequence, encodes the following:
- the Gdnf gene encoding glial cell line-derived neurotrophic factor, producing the protein MKLWDVVAVCLVLLHTASAFPLPAGKRLPEVPAEDSSLGRRRAPFSLTSDSNMPEDYPDQFDDVMDFIQATIKRLKRSPDKQVAVLPRRGDRNRPGAAASPENSRGKGRRGQRGKNRGCVLTAIHLNVTDLGLGYETKEELIFRYCSGSCDAAETMYDKILKNLSRSRRLVSDKVGQACCRPVAFDDDLSFLDDNLVYHILRKHSAKRCGCI